A single Dermacentor variabilis isolate Ectoservices chromosome 9, ASM5094787v1, whole genome shotgun sequence DNA region contains:
- the LOC142558000 gene encoding peroxynitrite isomerase THAP4-like → MPGCCVPLCTSATEKGHRCIRFPRDWERRKKWEIQVKRDCWKATDNSRICERHSDDDQFEGRRQDGRRVLKSNALPTLFDFRPAPTQRKKPAARLPLAGVKIQGNETTSPLHSTG, encoded by the exons ATGCCAGGCTGCTGCGTGCCTTTGTGCACCAGCGCAACAGAGAAGGGTCATAGGTGCATTCGGTTTCCCCGTGACTGGGAACGCAGAAAAAAGTGGGAAATTCAAGTGAAACGCGACTGTTGGAAAGCCACGGACAATTCAAGAATTTGCGAG cgTCACTCTGATGACGACCAGTTCGAGGGGAGGCGGCAAGATGGTCGTCGGGTTCTTAAATCAAACGCTCTGCCTACACTCTTCGACTTCAGGC CGGCACCCACGCAGAGAAAGAAGCCAGCAGCTCGACTTCCCTTGGCTGGTGTTAAAATTCAAGGGAATGAAACCACATCACCACTTCACTCAACAGGATAA